A region of Methanocorpusculum labreanum Z DNA encodes the following proteins:
- a CDS encoding 50S ribosomal protein L37e, with protein sequence MTKGTPSMGLRNKHSHIICRRCGKQSFHARHGVCSSCGFGKSSKIRGYNWTKKAADN encoded by the coding sequence ATGACAAAAGGCACTCCATCAATGGGTCTGCGCAACAAGCACTCCCACATCATCTGCCGCCGCTGTGGCAAACAGTCTTTCCACGCACGGCACGGTGTATGTTCATCATGCGGTTTTGGTAAGAGCTCCAAAATCCGTGGGTACAACTGGACGAAAAAAGCAGCAGATAACTAA
- a CDS encoding pyruvate/oxaloacetate carboxyltransferase encodes MKKLNITDTTLRDAHQSLAATRMRTEDMLALAREMEKAGFWSVEAWGGATFDTCIRYLNDDPWDRLRTLREIFVKTPIQMLLRGQNLVGYRHYPDDVVDKFVSSASENGVRVFRIFDALNDTRNMERAMKAVIDTGNHLQGTISYTTSPVHSIEGFVTMAEELYGLGCNSICIKDMAGLIMPEAARELILGIKERLDIPVCLHSHSTSGIAPMSYQAAIEAGVDILDTAMSPFAGGTSQPATESVVASLIGTPRDTQISLSTLRSIKGAAANIRGKYECLIDPISVRIDSDVLSYQLPGGMISNLVSQLKEQNALDKMDEVFLEVPKVREDLGYPPLVTPTSQIVGTQAVLNVLMGGRYKTVTNEVRDYLKGLYGKSPKPLDDALVTSIIGDTPRISCRPADTLEPIYDKMKADAEAQGLVKKEEDVLTYILYPAIAPAFLKGEKKAEAFPVVPTSVGGIAPADYDIPRSMEVEVDGEIYAVRILSVEGEAVVSSVKSAETRPRGDVPGGVKSSIQGMVLDIKVQAGQKVSAGETLLVLEAMKMENPIVSPIDGTVTEIFVENGAVVQSGDVLVVVQ; translated from the coding sequence ATGAAAAAACTCAATATTACCGACACAACGCTCCGTGACGCTCATCAGTCACTGGCGGCAACGCGTATGCGGACCGAAGACATGCTCGCTCTAGCCCGCGAGATGGAAAAAGCCGGCTTCTGGTCCGTTGAAGCCTGGGGCGGGGCGACCTTTGACACCTGTATCCGGTATCTGAACGATGATCCGTGGGACCGTCTCAGAACGCTCCGGGAAATCTTTGTCAAGACTCCGATCCAGATGCTTCTTCGGGGACAAAATCTCGTCGGCTACCGTCATTACCCGGATGATGTTGTCGATAAATTCGTCTCTTCTGCATCGGAGAATGGTGTCCGTGTCTTTCGGATCTTCGACGCACTGAACGATACCAGAAATATGGAGAGGGCCATGAAGGCCGTCATCGATACCGGAAATCACCTTCAGGGCACTATATCATATACGACCAGCCCGGTCCACAGCATCGAAGGTTTCGTTACGATGGCCGAGGAACTCTACGGTCTTGGCTGTAATTCGATATGCATCAAAGACATGGCCGGACTCATTATGCCCGAGGCCGCCCGTGAACTTATCCTCGGCATCAAAGAAAGACTCGACATCCCGGTCTGTCTCCACAGCCACTCGACAAGCGGCATTGCCCCCATGAGTTATCAGGCGGCCATTGAAGCAGGCGTCGATATCCTCGACACCGCCATGTCTCCTTTTGCCGGAGGAACAAGCCAGCCCGCAACGGAAAGTGTCGTGGCATCTCTTATCGGCACTCCACGCGACACACAGATCTCTCTTTCCACTCTTCGTTCGATCAAAGGTGCAGCGGCAAACATCAGAGGAAAATATGAATGCCTGATCGACCCGATCAGTGTCCGTATCGACAGCGATGTTCTCAGCTATCAGCTCCCGGGCGGCATGATCTCCAACCTTGTCTCCCAGTTGAAAGAGCAGAATGCACTCGACAAAATGGACGAGGTTTTCCTCGAGGTGCCAAAAGTCAGAGAAGATCTCGGCTATCCCCCGCTTGTAACGCCGACGTCGCAGATCGTCGGGACCCAGGCTGTTTTGAATGTGTTAATGGGCGGACGCTACAAGACCGTCACCAACGAAGTCCGCGATTATCTCAAAGGACTGTATGGAAAGAGCCCCAAACCGCTCGACGATGCTCTGGTCACCTCGATCATCGGCGATACCCCGAGAATCTCCTGCAGGCCGGCCGACACTCTTGAACCGATCTACGACAAGATGAAAGCCGACGCAGAAGCGCAGGGTCTCGTCAAAAAAGAAGAAGATGTCCTCACCTACATTCTCTATCCGGCCATCGCCCCGGCCTTCCTGAAAGGCGAGAAGAAAGCTGAAGCATTCCCTGTTGTTCCGACCTCGGTCGGCGGCATTGCTCCGGCAGACTACGACATCCCAAGATCCATGGAAGTCGAGGTCGACGGTGAAATCTATGCCGTTCGCATCCTCTCTGTCGAAGGAGAAGCCGTCGTCAGTTCCGTAAAGTCCGCCGAGACCAGGCCTCGCGGCGATGTCCCCGGTGGTGTGAAGAGCAGTATTCAGGGCATGGTTCTCGACATCAAAGTTCAGGCAGGACAGAAAGTATCTGCGGGCGAGACCCTCCTCGTTCTCGAAGCGATGAAAATGGAGAATCCGATCGTCAGTCCGATCGACGGTACGGTCACCGAGATCTTCGTCGAGAACGGAGCCGTCGTCCAGAGCGGCGATGTTTTAGTGGTGGTGCAATGA
- a CDS encoding ZPR1 zinc finger domain-containing protein yields the protein MRQVIPAPCPDCGKDIEYIYDTENIPYFSDILLICGVCDCGFRIVDTMILNDHEPSRWEMTVETPEDLDARVVRSMQGEIDIPEFGINIRPGPSCFGFVSNIEGILERAEDAVKRAAISCEGDEICRAAELQEEIEKARKSEIPFTVVITDPSGNSGIVSSKAKKTKLDIEPEADGYSVKPLA from the coding sequence ATGCGTCAGGTAATTCCCGCCCCCTGTCCGGACTGCGGAAAGGATATCGAATACATCTACGATACGGAAAATATTCCATATTTCTCCGATATTCTCCTCATCTGCGGTGTCTGCGACTGTGGGTTCCGTATCGTTGATACAATGATTTTGAACGATCACGAGCCCAGCCGTTGGGAGATGACGGTCGAAACACCGGAGGATCTGGATGCCCGGGTCGTTCGAAGCATGCAGGGCGAGATCGATATCCCGGAGTTCGGCATAAATATCCGTCCGGGTCCGTCCTGCTTCGGATTTGTTTCAAACATCGAAGGCATTCTAGAACGGGCAGAGGATGCGGTTAAACGCGCCGCGATTTCCTGCGAAGGAGATGAGATCTGCCGGGCGGCAGAACTGCAGGAAGAGATCGAAAAAGCAAGAAAATCCGAAATACCCTTTACCGTCGTCATAACCGATCCCAGCGGAAACTCGGGGATCGTTTCATCAAAAGCCAAAAAGACCAAACTCGATATTGAGCCGGAAGCTGACGGATACTCAGTGAAGCCGCTCGCTTAA
- the tfrB gene encoding fumarate reductase (CoM/CoB) subunit TfrB: MKVTISRFDPATGEPPKFVEYDVSVKDSARVLNVLDAVHDTIDPEFAYRHCCRGGQCGSCAVRVNGEPVLACMQEAREGDIIEPLELPRIRDLVTDIAPVMAQMAWMNSGCDCTPVTQQEIEEMKPLRECIECYSCISSCPAIAASDYKGPTIMRQEQRLNLDPRDKGDRILEAIDKGLFSCTTCHKCVEVCPKEIETPRKAIEKLRAEAAKRGLSLPAHKALASLIEKTGRSIERKEPTFLERVPDVIEPEGEVRATVGFFVGCMFNGRVIQPALDAMEVLRKNGIRVIIPKDQVCCGSPLIRTGLCGFIPELQKRNIDAFVKAGVDTVLTICAGCGSTLKNDYDTPFRVVDITEFLCELGFEIPEKVEGTYTYHDPCHLLRGQGISEQPRILLNSVAEKFVEMPARCCGAGGGVKSGLPEQAAAIGAVRAEMVKETGADYIVTVCPFCEFHLHQVTGLPVKNIATLMLEGYRKQEKKIN, from the coding sequence ATGAAAGTAACCATCTCCCGTTTCGATCCGGCAACCGGAGAACCACCGAAATTTGTAGAGTATGATGTCAGTGTAAAAGATTCGGCACGCGTACTCAATGTTTTGGATGCAGTTCACGATACGATCGACCCAGAGTTCGCCTACCGGCATTGCTGCCGGGGAGGGCAGTGTGGCTCGTGCGCCGTTCGCGTGAACGGCGAACCTGTTCTTGCCTGCATGCAGGAAGCACGCGAAGGCGATATCATCGAACCCCTCGAACTGCCGAGGATCAGAGACCTGGTCACTGATATTGCCCCGGTCATGGCACAGATGGCCTGGATGAACAGCGGATGCGACTGCACGCCGGTCACGCAGCAGGAGATCGAGGAGATGAAACCCTTGCGGGAATGCATCGAATGCTACTCATGTATCTCCTCATGTCCCGCGATCGCGGCCTCGGATTACAAAGGCCCGACGATCATGCGGCAGGAGCAGAGACTTAATCTCGATCCCCGGGACAAAGGGGACCGTATCCTTGAAGCGATCGACAAGGGACTCTTTTCCTGCACGACCTGCCATAAATGTGTCGAGGTCTGCCCAAAAGAGATCGAGACGCCACGAAAAGCTATCGAAAAACTCCGGGCCGAGGCAGCAAAGAGGGGACTCTCCCTTCCGGCACACAAGGCCCTTGCTTCTCTTATCGAGAAGACCGGCCGGTCGATTGAGCGAAAGGAGCCGACCTTCCTTGAACGGGTGCCGGATGTTATCGAGCCGGAAGGAGAGGTCAGAGCAACGGTAGGATTTTTCGTTGGATGTATGTTCAACGGACGAGTCATCCAGCCGGCTTTGGATGCGATGGAGGTTCTCAGGAAAAACGGGATAAGAGTCATCATTCCCAAGGATCAGGTCTGCTGCGGATCGCCGCTGATCAGAACCGGACTCTGCGGGTTTATTCCTGAACTGCAGAAACGAAACATCGATGCATTCGTCAAAGCAGGCGTGGACACCGTCCTGACGATCTGTGCTGGGTGCGGTTCAACGCTGAAAAACGATTACGACACCCCGTTCAGAGTTGTGGATATTACGGAATTCCTGTGCGAACTTGGATTTGAAATCCCGGAAAAAGTGGAAGGGACTTATACGTATCATGATCCGTGTCATCTCCTTCGGGGACAGGGAATCTCGGAACAACCCAGAATTCTCCTGAACTCGGTTGCGGAAAAGTTCGTGGAGATGCCGGCACGATGCTGCGGAGCTGGCGGCGGCGTGAAGTCGGGTCTCCCTGAACAGGCGGCGGCAATTGGAGCAGTGCGTGCCGAGATGGTGAAAGAAACCGGAGCCGATTACATCGTAACGGTCTGCCCGTTCTGCGAATTTCACCTTCATCAGGTGACCGGACTGCCGGTAAAGAATATCGCGACCCTGATGCTGGAAGGCTACCGTAAACAGGAAAAGAAAATAAATTAA
- a CDS encoding aspartate kinase yields MRLVMKFGGTSVGDADCIAKVVDLIKKSREEGNEIAVVVSAMTKVTDQIITEAEGIVSCTDKKNLDTFIDNLRDRHLTALRIVAPDYVEDVTAHINIRLERLRNILIAVNHLRELTPRSRDYIISFGEKLSAPIVSAALRQAGIPSFQISGCDAGILTDGVHGGATALPESYPRIMERIGVKLGAQVPVIQGFAGCSGEGAVTTLGRSGSDYSGAIIGAGIDAEEIIIWTDVDGVMTTDPRMIPEARVIDSLSFLEMMEMSYFGAKVIHPRALLPAMEKNIPVYVKNTFNPTHPGTVVIKESHADKRIVKAVSLIKNSSMISISGFATGKPGVAGEIFTSLAQAGVNVMLISQGSSEMNISLIITEEQVSAANKALIMIKERGLIREYTFSKDVNVVSVVGAGMAGTPGTLYRIFHGLGLAKINVMMISQGSEVNVSFVVKEEDGVRAVRAIHEEYDLDKEEA; encoded by the coding sequence ATGCGTCTCGTAATGAAATTCGGTGGAACTTCGGTTGGCGATGCAGACTGTATCGCGAAAGTCGTTGATCTCATCAAAAAATCCCGTGAGGAAGGTAATGAAATCGCCGTCGTCGTTTCGGCAATGACGAAGGTAACCGACCAGATAATCACGGAAGCTGAAGGGATTGTCAGCTGTACTGACAAGAAGAATCTGGATACGTTCATCGATAATCTCAGGGACCGACATCTAACGGCACTTCGGATCGTCGCACCGGATTATGTCGAAGACGTCACCGCTCACATAAACATACGACTTGAGCGGCTCAGAAATATCCTCATCGCCGTCAATCATCTCAGAGAACTCACTCCCCGTTCCCGGGATTACATCATCTCCTTTGGTGAAAAACTCTCAGCCCCGATCGTCTCGGCGGCGCTTCGGCAGGCAGGCATCCCGTCTTTTCAGATAAGCGGGTGCGATGCAGGGATTCTTACAGATGGAGTTCACGGAGGGGCCACCGCTCTGCCGGAAAGCTATCCAAGGATCATGGAGCGGATCGGTGTGAAGCTTGGAGCCCAGGTCCCGGTTATCCAGGGATTTGCCGGATGTTCCGGTGAAGGAGCGGTAACCACGCTCGGGCGCAGCGGATCCGACTACTCCGGAGCGATCATCGGCGCCGGCATCGATGCCGAAGAGATCATCATCTGGACCGATGTGGACGGCGTAATGACCACGGACCCCAGAATGATCCCCGAAGCACGCGTCATCGATTCGCTTTCCTTCCTGGAAATGATGGAGATGTCCTACTTCGGTGCGAAAGTTATCCATCCCCGTGCTCTTCTCCCGGCAATGGAGAAGAACATCCCGGTCTACGTCAAGAACACCTTCAATCCGACCCACCCGGGAACCGTCGTCATCAAAGAAAGCCATGCCGACAAACGCATCGTCAAGGCCGTCTCGCTGATCAAAAACAGCTCCATGATAAGCATCAGCGGATTTGCCACCGGCAAACCGGGCGTGGCCGGCGAAATTTTCACCTCGCTTGCTCAGGCCGGTGTGAACGTTATGCTCATCAGTCAGGGATCGTCCGAGATGAACATCTCGCTGATCATCACCGAAGAACAGGTGAGTGCTGCAAACAAAGCCCTGATCATGATCAAAGAAAGAGGTCTGATCCGCGAGTACACATTTTCTAAGGATGTGAACGTGGTTTCGGTTGTTGGCGCAGGAATGGCGGGCACGCCGGGCACGCTCTACCGGATCTTCCACGGCCTTGGTCTTGCAAAGATCAATGTGATGATGATTTCTCAGGGATCTGAAGTGAACGTCTCATTCGTGGTCAAAGAAGAAGATGGCGTTCGTGCCGTAAGAGCCATCCACGAGGAGTATGATCTCGACAAGGAGGAAGCATGA
- the tfrA gene encoding fumarate reductase (CoM/CoB) subunit TfrA — protein MGIENTKDCHVLVIGSGGAGIRAAVEAETFGETIIVSKTITGKGGCTVMAEGGFNAVLNEEDSIQTHFEDTMKGGAFLNDELLVQTLASEAPNRIRDLFSWGAVFDLKEDNTIAQRPFGGQRCARTCYAGDHTGHELVMTLLEKLRGSSVEIENEVTVLDLLSDDGKVNGAITCDREGELGIITADAVILATGGAGQVYDTTTNSTAGTGDGYALGYRAGAQLIDMEQVQFHPTGAVTPYDSRGRLITEAVRGEGGILKNALGERFMAKYDPARMELSTRDVVARGIATEVLEGRGTSHGGVWLDVSHLPREQIETRLPIMLNQFLQFGVDIRNEPMEVAPTAHHFMGGIKITPEAKTTVPHLYAAGEVTGGVHGGNRLGGNALADTQVFGRRAGISAGKTERTARKIDMDQIRAAENRLESYYEGTAKSADIRRAMKMMMWNNVGIYRNELDLRVAEREIKKLQNTQLKIASPRELSDAVVTENMLLVAQLVIEGALLRRESRGAHTRTDVKQSWTNETSPFGHTFFVKGKSGIEILEDRL, from the coding sequence ATGGGCATCGAGAATACAAAAGACTGTCACGTACTTGTCATAGGGTCGGGCGGCGCCGGAATACGTGCCGCCGTTGAGGCGGAAACGTTTGGCGAGACGATCATTGTCTCGAAAACGATCACCGGGAAAGGCGGGTGTACCGTCATGGCAGAAGGCGGATTCAATGCCGTATTGAATGAAGAAGATTCGATACAGACCCATTTCGAGGATACGATGAAGGGCGGGGCGTTTCTCAACGATGAATTACTCGTGCAGACACTCGCAAGCGAAGCCCCGAACAGGATCCGTGATCTTTTTTCCTGGGGGGCCGTCTTCGATCTGAAAGAAGACAATACGATAGCTCAGCGGCCTTTCGGCGGACAGCGGTGTGCCAGAACCTGTTATGCGGGAGACCACACGGGTCACGAGCTGGTGATGACCCTTCTCGAAAAACTCCGGGGTTCATCAGTCGAGATCGAAAATGAAGTGACGGTCCTTGATCTCCTTTCAGACGATGGAAAAGTAAACGGGGCGATCACGTGTGATCGGGAGGGAGAACTTGGGATCATTACGGCCGATGCGGTGATCCTTGCGACCGGCGGGGCCGGCCAGGTCTACGACACGACGACCAACTCGACGGCCGGGACCGGAGACGGATACGCTCTTGGCTACCGGGCCGGAGCACAGCTCATCGATATGGAACAGGTCCAATTCCACCCGACCGGAGCCGTAACTCCTTACGATTCACGCGGAAGGCTGATCACCGAAGCGGTGAGAGGAGAGGGAGGCATCCTGAAAAACGCACTCGGGGAACGGTTCATGGCGAAATATGATCCGGCACGTATGGAGCTTTCCACCCGCGATGTCGTGGCACGGGGAATTGCCACCGAAGTTCTCGAAGGGCGGGGCACCTCCCATGGGGGTGTCTGGCTGGATGTCAGTCATCTTCCGCGTGAACAGATCGAAACACGCCTTCCGATCATGCTGAATCAGTTCCTGCAGTTCGGTGTGGATATCAGAAACGAACCGATGGAGGTCGCACCGACCGCCCACCATTTCATGGGCGGGATAAAGATAACGCCGGAAGCAAAAACAACGGTGCCTCATCTTTATGCAGCCGGAGAAGTAACCGGCGGTGTTCACGGAGGAAACCGTCTTGGAGGAAATGCTCTTGCCGATACGCAGGTGTTTGGGAGAAGGGCAGGCATCTCGGCAGGAAAAACAGAACGGACGGCAAGAAAAATCGACATGGATCAGATCAGAGCGGCTGAAAACAGACTGGAATCCTATTATGAAGGTACGGCGAAATCCGCCGATATCAGACGGGCCATGAAGATGATGATGTGGAACAATGTAGGGATCTACCGAAACGAACTCGACCTGAGAGTTGCCGAAAGGGAGATCAAAAAACTGCAGAACACACAGCTGAAGATCGCTTCGCCCCGCGAACTTTCCGATGCCGTGGTCACGGAAAATATGTTGCTTGTCGCCCAGCTCGTTATCGAAGGAGCACTCCTCCGAAGAGAGTCACGAGGGGCCCACACCCGGACCGATGTGAAGCAGAGCTGGACGAACGAGACATCGCCGTTCGGCCACACCTTCTTTGTCAAAGGCAAATCAGGGATAGAAATTCTGGAGGATAGATTATGA
- a CDS encoding acetyl-CoA carboxylase biotin carboxylase subunit yields the protein MSKNEYFDKVLVANRGEIAIRVMRACREMGIETVAVYSEADANALHVKYADEAFLIGAAHPTKSYLNMDRILEVAEMAGADAIHPGYGFLAEKAAFSAAVKKAGFTFIGPSEATIKMMGSKLDSKQAMHDAGVPVLPWTQSTDHDEAKAFAESIGYPVIVKASAGGGGIGMTIVNNEAELDEAIAKSSRTAASAFGDSTVFIEKYLAKPRHIEVQVFADSKGDVIHMYERECSIQRRHQKLIEEAPCPIMTDELRERMTQSAMTVAKTCNYENAGTVEFLYDSGNYYFMEMNTRLQVEHTVTELITGLDMVRMQIQVAAGEPLPYAQDQITCRGHAIECRVNAEDPMNNFQADAGKISRYRSPGGPGIRIDSCIHAGYSIPPLYDSMIAKLCARAMTREETVARMRRALTEYVIIGVKTTLPLHYAVMNNPEFIAGNTHTHFLQDPTITQSLTRYMRESETRMNQLGDSLRPGKEKTIAVTAAVSAYMSALAAKNGQKKE from the coding sequence ATGAGTAAAAACGAATACTTTGACAAAGTATTGGTTGCGAACCGTGGCGAGATCGCCATTCGCGTTATGCGTGCATGCCGCGAAATGGGTATCGAAACGGTCGCCGTTTACTCGGAAGCCGATGCGAATGCATTACACGTGAAGTATGCCGACGAGGCTTTTCTCATCGGTGCCGCCCACCCGACGAAAAGCTACCTGAATATGGACCGGATCCTCGAGGTCGCCGAGATGGCCGGCGCCGACGCGATCCATCCGGGATACGGATTTCTTGCAGAGAAAGCAGCATTTTCCGCAGCAGTAAAAAAAGCCGGATTCACGTTTATCGGCCCGTCGGAAGCGACCATCAAAATGATGGGATCCAAACTCGACTCCAAGCAGGCGATGCATGATGCCGGGGTCCCGGTTCTTCCCTGGACCCAGAGCACCGACCATGATGAGGCCAAAGCATTTGCCGAATCGATCGGTTACCCGGTGATCGTCAAAGCGTCCGCCGGGGGAGGGGGTATTGGTATGACGATCGTCAACAACGAAGCCGAACTCGACGAAGCGATCGCAAAATCCAGCAGGACCGCCGCCTCGGCATTCGGCGACTCGACGGTTTTCATCGAAAAGTATCTGGCAAAACCCAGACACATCGAGGTCCAGGTCTTCGCCGACTCAAAGGGCGATGTGATCCACATGTACGAACGTGAGTGTTCGATCCAGAGACGTCACCAGAAACTCATCGAAGAGGCGCCGTGCCCCATCATGACCGATGAACTCCGCGAACGAATGACCCAGTCTGCGATGACGGTTGCAAAAACCTGCAATTATGAAAACGCCGGGACCGTCGAGTTCCTGTATGATTCGGGAAATTACTACTTCATGGAGATGAACACCCGTCTGCAGGTCGAACACACCGTGACCGAGCTTATTACCGGACTGGATATGGTCAGAATGCAGATCCAGGTCGCTGCCGGCGAACCTCTCCCGTATGCGCAGGATCAGATCACCTGCCGTGGACACGCGATCGAGTGCCGTGTGAACGCCGAGGATCCGATGAACAACTTCCAGGCGGATGCAGGAAAAATCAGCCGCTACCGGTCCCCGGGAGGTCCGGGTATCAGAATTGACAGCTGCATCCATGCAGGCTATTCGATCCCGCCGCTGTATGATTCGATGATCGCAAAACTCTGTGCACGGGCAATGACCCGCGAAGAGACCGTTGCGAGAATGCGCCGCGCCCTCACCGAATACGTCATCATCGGTGTAAAAACGACCCTCCCTCTCCATTACGCCGTCATGAACAATCCTGAGTTTATCGCCGGAAACACCCACACGCATTTCCTGCAGGATCCGACGATCACCCAGTCTCTCACAAGATATATGCGCGAGAGCGAGACCCGGATGAATCAGCTTGGAGATTCGCTGCGTCCCGGAAAAGAGAAAACCATCGCGGTCACGGCGGCAGTGAGTGCCTATATGAGTGCTCTTGCAGCGAAAAACGGCCAGAAAAAAGAATAA
- the purM gene encoding phosphoribosylformylglycinamidine cyclo-ligase produces the protein MTKKYSYKEAGVDINLEADGVKALIHQLSYKRTGEHGMVGDVGHFAGMIDFGSKVLSLCTDGVGTKMRIADDLKDWTTVGIDCMAMNVNDMYVMNIEPIAFVDYIATEGINTEQMIQIGVGLNEGARLSNLNIVGGETATLKGMINGLDLAGTCLGVQDKDKVVTGEKVAPGDIIIGVASTGVHSNGYTLARKVAEENGGYATVLLSGRTVGEALLVPTRIYSEVLDVCSKAVVHGMCHVTGGGLLNFLRISSYGFAIEDPLEVPEILAWIAEKGNLEMNELYRTFNMGMGFAFIVPKESVETVLSMVEGSKVVGRVIEEHKVTLKGVEVY, from the coding sequence ATGACAAAAAAATATTCGTACAAAGAAGCCGGGGTCGACATCAATCTTGAGGCCGACGGGGTCAAAGCGCTGATCCATCAGTTAAGCTACAAACGCACCGGAGAACACGGTATGGTCGGCGATGTCGGCCACTTTGCCGGAATGATCGATTTCGGCAGCAAAGTCCTTTCGCTGTGTACTGACGGCGTCGGGACCAAGATGCGGATCGCCGACGATCTGAAGGACTGGACAACGGTCGGTATCGACTGTATGGCGATGAACGTGAACGACATGTATGTGATGAACATCGAGCCGATCGCATTCGTCGATTACATCGCGACGGAAGGCATCAATACCGAACAGATGATCCAGATCGGCGTAGGCCTTAATGAAGGAGCACGCCTTTCCAACCTTAACATCGTCGGCGGCGAGACGGCGACGTTGAAGGGAATGATCAACGGGCTCGATCTTGCCGGGACCTGTCTTGGCGTTCAGGACAAGGATAAGGTCGTCACGGGCGAAAAAGTCGCACCGGGCGATATCATCATTGGTGTCGCAAGTACCGGCGTCCACTCAAACGGCTATACGCTGGCACGTAAAGTCGCCGAAGAAAACGGCGGCTATGCGACGGTCCTTCTGTCCGGCAGAACCGTCGGCGAGGCATTGCTCGTTCCGACACGGATCTACTCGGAAGTCCTCGACGTCTGCAGCAAAGCAGTTGTACACGGGATGTGCCATGTGACCGGTGGCGGCCTTTTGAATTTCCTGAGAATTTCCAGCTACGGTTTTGCGATCGAAGACCCGCTTGAAGTCCCGGAGATTTTAGCCTGGATCGCCGAGAAGGGCAATCTCGAGATGAACGAACTTTACCGGACGTTCAATATGGGTATGGGTTTTGCGTTCATCGTGCCAAAAGAGAGCGTGGAGACCGTTCTTTCCATGGTCGAAGGATCAAAAGTCGTTGGCCGTGTGATCGAAGAACACAAAGTCACGCTGAAAGGCGTGGAAGTCTACTAA
- a CDS encoding cell division protein SepF: MGFLDGVFGSKDKATDEDTYMKLDLQAYEGAVGESEPATMYVKVASVCDIKDCPKIKDEIYNGNIVIIDITKLKLDKIMFDRVMGDLRAVSRDVNGDIIGLGDQRYVIVVPTGVRISREKLGGY; encoded by the coding sequence ATGGGATTTCTTGACGGAGTATTTGGCTCAAAGGATAAAGCAACAGACGAAGATACCTACATGAAGCTTGATCTGCAGGCATACGAAGGAGCGGTCGGAGAAAGCGAACCGGCAACGATGTATGTCAAGGTCGCAAGCGTCTGTGATATCAAAGACTGTCCAAAGATAAAAGACGAGATCTACAACGGAAATATTGTCATCATCGACATCACCAAACTGAAGCTCGACAAGATCATGTTCGACCGCGTAATGGGCGATCTGCGTGCCGTTTCCCGCGATGTGAACGGCGATATCATCGGACTCGGCGACCAGCGCTATGTGATCGTTGTGCCGACCGGTGTCCGTATTTCCCGCGAGAAGCTCGGCGGGTACTAA
- a CDS encoding RNA-binding protein, which translates to MADLIIKKRHAIKKSQLAALMTKLTENIGEDAALYNAPMIEIAETASKFNIYIIDKKPLIMEKDDWAFPTLRGAVSRPFSGRRIVVDMGAIPYMINGADVMRPGIVSVTDDVKAGQPALAVDESHDKPLAVVLPLYDAKDIIALEKGKAAKNLHYIGDELWNLEI; encoded by the coding sequence ATGGCAGACCTTATCATTAAAAAACGCCACGCCATCAAAAAAAGTCAGCTTGCAGCTTTGATGACAAAACTTACCGAGAATATCGGAGAAGATGCAGCTTTGTACAATGCCCCCATGATCGAGATCGCGGAGACAGCATCCAAATTCAATATCTACATCATCGATAAAAAACCGCTTATCATGGAGAAGGACGACTGGGCGTTCCCCACGCTTCGGGGGGCAGTCTCCCGTCCGTTTTCTGGGAGAAGGATCGTGGTCGATATGGGGGCGATCCCCTATATGATCAACGGCGCAGACGTTATGCGTCCCGGAATCGTATCGGTCACGGACGACGTAAAGGCCGGTCAGCCGGCGCTCGCCGTTGACGAAAGTCACGACAAACCCCTCGCGGTTGTACTTCCACTGTATGATGCGAAAGATATCATCGCGCTTGAGAAGGGAAAGGCGGCGAAAAATCTGCATTACATCGGTGACGAGCTCTGGAATCTGGAGATCTAA
- a CDS encoding LSM domain-containing protein yields MTKRPLEILDQVLNRQPVIISLKGGREIRGVLQGYDVHMNLVLDKAEEEGENGTVSLGTLIVRGDNVIYISPSVE; encoded by the coding sequence ATGACAAAGCGACCACTTGAAATTTTAGATCAGGTTCTGAACCGCCAGCCGGTAATCATTTCACTGAAAGGTGGACGGGAGATCCGTGGAGTTCTTCAGGGATACGACGTTCACATGAACCTGGTTCTTGACAAGGCAGAGGAAGAAGGGGAGAATGGTACAGTTTCACTGGGCACTTTGATCGTGCGTGGAGACAACGTAATCTACATCTCCCCCTCCGTAGAATAA